Below is a genomic region from Argiope bruennichi chromosome 3, qqArgBrue1.1, whole genome shotgun sequence.
caCTTAAGTGATGGAGAAATGCTGTCCTTTATACTGTTAGttgaatttgtgtgtgtgtgtgtgtgtatatatgtatatcaaCACATTAATCATTCAtcagaaaatgtaattaataatgaccataaaaaagaattattgcattttctGCAATaggcttttgaaaatattagatgttttcaacatttttaaatcttttttcctcCCTTTTCCAATGTTATTGTCACTCATATGTTATaggcatttttcttcttttcgccCATTCACTTTCagctttcacttttaatttttttttttatttttaatttgtttatatattactttgtgcacacacacacatatacttaaatcatagaaattttctttgtacGTAAATAtgggtacatttttttttgatttgaaaagaaatattagtgAAATGCTTTTAGTAGCCTTGTTATCAAATGTCTTTTATAAGTAGCATTTcctatttaacatatttattataaatagtacAGTGAATATACCATTTATTACTTTCCATGTAGTATCCTTAAGCCATCTCATTTCTATAGATTTTGTGCTAAGAACAAATCAGtccaaatgaaaattaattgaaaaaataaacctGCTATTGGAAAGTTTAACAATATAGCCTCTGTagcaaatatatgaattaaattataactgatgattttaaatgtattctttaaaagttttaatagcaTAAATATCATATCAGCtgtctaattaattaattagaaggTTGTTTAGGTAtgcattttattctcaaaaagctttaaaaataaataaatttgatttcagttttttttttttttttttttttttttaatattttttctctacttATGAGTTGTATTCTGTAagctttaacttttaaataaaagctaatattttattttaagaattattaaattcataataaaatttttgaaatataccctgaaaaattatttatgttacatTTGATTGACCGTGGatgttttttaatcttattaatgaAATAGGTCGAAAAAGAACTGGAGATACcaacttcatttcaaaaatggataTTGAACAAATCATTGGCAATTGATAATGACTTATTACTTATGGATTATGATGTTGTTCCTGGTTctccaatatttttatatgtagattcaaactttgaaaaaagtattGACCTAGATAGATTATATTCCCTTGTTAAAGTTTCTGCAAATAAAAGTACTCACAGAAATGTTGATGTTTGCCATAATACTTTCAAGCAGTATCCTGTTAAAACTAGCACCCCTGAAAACAGTGAGAGAGTGGCTTCTGGAAAGAAACCAGATCCacatattatgattaaaaatctaCCAAAGAAAAAGtgtgaaaaattagattttgaagaacgtgaaagaagaaaaaagaaattacctgagcatgtatttgaaaattgttcGCAAAAGTCAAACTCTGCAGAGATGGATTCTGAGAATATCTTTCCAACACAAGATGTGACTGTATCATATCAGAAAAATTCTGCTAGCACTAACAAGAGACCATTTAAACcagtattttcaaaagtaaaagaaagccataccttattaaataatgtaatttcagGCAATGCCTGCTGTTCTACTAAAACTGATGATACAGGCATTTCAAAAATTAGCACAGAAAATACTTCCAACAAATACCATTCAGACTGTTCTGTTGCCAAAGATGTATTTAAATCACAAATACAAATAGAaggagaaaaaatgaatttttgttcaaATGTGGAAAACAGCAATCGATCTATGAAGGATTTAACTGTTATATTAgacagaaaaaattttgaatctaaaaaacaTGTTGTATGTGATTTAGAGGAATCTGTTCCTTCATCTAGCCTAAATTATAAAATCCCATCATCAAAATTTGGACAAAATTCGATTTTGGAAAAAGTGCGTatgaagcaaaaaattaaattaaaaaaagaaaatgaaaatttgtgtattgtagaaaatattcaaaatattgtatcaGAAGTTAAGGCCATTGAAAATTCTATGCAACCAATGGTTGATGTAAATGCATCTCAAAGtgacaaaaatgaaaatggaaatttgtgtattgtagaaaatattcaaaatattgtatcaGGAGATACGGCCATTGAAAATTGTATACAACCAAAGGTTGATGTAAATGCATCTCAAAATGACATTTTGCCTCAAAGCAATCTTCAATCTGAGTGTGGTAATAGTTCTCATGATTTTTTTGGGAAAATTCCTTCTGAAATagggaatattgaaaataatcaagAAAGGAGTACAATTTTACCAGGTCTTAATGAGGAAGAAAGACCAGATTGTGCAGAAATTCCTATGAAGGATTCTGAAACAGAAgatataataaatgaagaaaaacacgAACTTACAGAAATTTCTACAAAAGatttgaaagcagaaaatttaACTGATTCTGCAAAGGCACAAAATATCGAAAGTATTGATAAAGATGCTTTTAGAGAATCAGAGATAACTGAAATATGCATTGTAAATAATACTGATAAATCTtgtaagttataaaatttatcttccattttgcagcatgtattttatttcaaatattctaataaataatagcaTGAATTGTTTAGAGAATATTAGGCTTTACTAATGAGTGGTATGCGAGTGTATTGCTTAAaggaatttatctttttaatgtttttttttatagtttttattattgagaaaTGAAGAATAACTGATATCTggtaatcattataaaaattaatattgtgtcAGATTAGTATGTGATGGtgcttggtttttaaaaataaatttatgatttttaaatacatttgtttcaattaaatctgAATCCAAAgtaaaagctgaaaaatataaaaaataaattccttttctatACATTGATTATAGATAAGAATCTATTACACATTTGTTGTCATCAAGTTTTATTAAATCACTagaaatcacttttaaattttaggaatCTTATATCATTATGAACTAGAGCAGTATTGGCTCTTAGTTACTAACATTTATCATGTTATTGAAAGCTGCCAAGAATTAATCTtggcattttaaagtttttattaaaattgtaatacaatttatgcaaatattataattctttatttactttataatgtatcttttaatattatgagtaaTAGCACAGCTGGTGAttactgaataaatatattagtagTCTGCACCTTAATATATTGTTGTCATGGTCAAGTGAGTAATATTTCCCAAATGTCCACAACATGTATTTTTGTAAGTTACATTCATTTGACATCAGATAATTTGGGTGAAGTATGATTTGgttaaattaactatattttttttcagtttttagctTATTTTGCAGTCCTTTGCATACAAGCAATGTGGTTctgatatattttatcattttacatcTGTGGAAAccatgcttaaaaaatatttctctacagGTTATGATATCAGAcactcatataaaataaattgcagaatGATTCAATACAATACAACTTGGTTATGAAGATTAAAATGTCCATTTCGCATGTGCAATGCAGCCCTTTGGAAAATGTTTTTGTCATGTGCCCATGCATGATATGGCATGCAGTATATTAATTGATCATGATCCatataactgaatattttatataaaatttgcactTATTCCTAATATAACAGGAACATATAAgagtttacttttaatattataaatatttcttagacACATATAGTGAATAAGAAAATAGTGTAGAAGGAATGGATTAAAAGATCTGAAAATTGCTTGAAATCAAGGATTTTGAATATACAATCTTGTAAAATTCATCTCTATAAGGAATTTGTTTACtttcaattcttgaaatataaaaaactcattttttgtttattaatattcagCCCCTATGTATTGTTAATATctagtttttaaaagattgtttaaaaattactaatgtGGCTCCATGGGGATGCATGATTGATTATGTTTATCGTTCATTAATGCATGGATCTGATAAATTCAATGTATAGATTGTGTATTAGTTTGTTATGAATACTTAATGTGTTATTGAaccattgcaatattttaaagcttctatAATACTAACAAATATAGGATATTAATATTAGTTTgtggataataattatttatatatatataaaagaaaatttatattcctttgttaatttttatcactttttcagCTTCTGAAATTCATGGTGAATACTCTAATTCAACTAAGAATATTACTGACTCATCAAGTTCAAGCAACAATAGACAGGAAGTGCAAGaagtatgaaaaattcttttcttatttagtaattctataaatttattgttataaaatcattttatcaaataaagtatcaaataatcatattatcttctagatattttaatgaagttttaaaaggaataaatgaatTCTATGATATATTCTAGTCTTAAATTAaagagaatgatttatttttttaaaaaaatattcttgataggtattcagtaaaatattttaatacaatatttagcAAGTTAACATATGctgtaaaataacaatatattgtgattgaaaggattttattttctgaattctcaaattcatatatatataaaatatttttaaaattgaatttcattataatacagactaaaataattttgaaatgcagaTTGTTCAacttataattgtaaaaaaaaaaaaaataataataataataatcggcgattgatatttttttcttttttttttaaatatgttatattttagaaaaattgaatttttagctAATGACTTATAATtgtttctgagaatttttttttaaagtaggggCTGAGTTAATTTAATGTGTAGTTAGGAATCTAATGTGTGATCTTTTGGCAATTAATGACTAGCATGaggttaatatacaagtactagaaaaacaaatatgtattttaatgatttgtttttttcttcaattgaTTGAAATCATATTTTGACATACAACTAACTgtaattgaaagattaaatattcaatatcattaatttaaataattgcatttttgaattattgcatttacatgcacgTGAAAGCAGATAGTTAACCCTTTGAGAGATTTAgttgaaactttattaaaatctaCACTTTGGATATTAAAActgcaaaccaaatttcattgttgcatttttaaattttggcatttaCGGGTACACAAAACTACAGACCAACAAATCGTCAGCAGTTGTtgttttggttcaaaatatgatatggAACTACATTTTAGAAACTTaactgcatatcaaattttatttatctagctctttacattttgacattatcatgttcatttgcATTCAGGCAGCAATCAGGCTTACTcagaatatatttcaatcaaaatttgacagaaatctacaaatttggagaatttaataccaaatttcatctatttatttctatgcatttttgagttatcatgtttatgaTCAGACCGActgacataatgccaaaaatgtgcttttcgaactcgaTGAGTCTACATGTTTCAGATCACCCCAAAATTTGGAGTTCAGTTTTTTTATGCttacaatgttttctttttgtatattttgtatactagaaaataagaataattgaaaatttctctCTTTTCATTTCCAGAAAGAAAATGAAGTAACCAAAAAGTGTGCTGAAGATTATGAACATAtgttgaaaatggaaaatttaaatcttgtaaGAAATGTTGTAAATTTCACATGCCCAGTCTGTTTTGGAGATTTTGAAAGTGATCAGGGTGTTGTGTTACATGAATGCCTGCATACATTCTGCATGtaagtaatattattattaattggaaaaaaataattaaaataaaattatatagaaaatttttgacaaattcatGTATATCcaccattttaattaaattttgtatttttcaaaaaaaaaaaagtgattactGATTACTTTGAATTATTGGCTTTCCATCATTCATCaatacctttattttattttatatttgggaAGACTAAATATTTAATCTCTTATTCTGCAATTGTTTATCTATTAACTCTCCTCAAGCaaacaatttaatttacttaGTATTAAGATGAGgtactgatatatatttttttataaaaaaatctgcttttataaataaaactttttattaaaaacattaactcTTAATAATTTCTGGCAACTCATGCTGAACATCATTTTGCACAAGAAAGTTCATGATGAGTTGGACTCATCATTTCAGTTTAAATGGttaatgaaatgtttgaataaacAATTTCTTAGAGTATCCATGttgatatttaagtaaattaaaaagtatggTATTATATTGTGtgcataaaacataaaattcatgtatttataaattgtgctaatttattttttagtgacTGTTTAGCAAGAACTATAGACTATGCAGAAGAAGTATTAGTTAAATGCCCATATAGGGATGATGAATATTCTTGTCAAAGTTTCTTGCAACAGCGTGAAATAAAGGCAGTAAGTTCAAGTAAACATTCTATCTGAAAATTCAGTAAACAGTTTTACTGCTTATATCACAAATATACTTTgagatctataattattttatttgtatgttagttagaaaatgttgtttttaattaCTGATATTTTCTCATGAACTAAGGGATTCATTTATAtaacagaaacttttttttttaattagctggTCTCCCCTGAGATTTATGAAAGATATCTTCAACGAAGTATAATAACTGCTGAAAGTCTTGCTGAGAAAAGCTTTCACTGCAAAACTCCAGATTGTCCTGGCTGGTGTATGTTTGATGACAACATTAATGTCTTTCTTTGTCCTGTTTGTTTCCATTACAACTGTTTAAATTGCAGAACAATACACGAAGGATTGAATTGCAGACAATATCAAGACAAGTTACAATCTCAGAAGAAATTAGATCCTGATTCTGAAAAGACTCTTGAATTTCTCAATGTAAGTTATATtgaattgttatttcattttcatatttgtatattttttttgtttactttttattcattaattgaaaatagtttaCACATAcagtttttaaacagaaaattttaaatttcacttggattcaaatataattatgaggcaaaattggcaaatatttaaaattactgaaattttaagaaaaaattatttatatcaaaatgaaattttttccttgtAATCCTTcaatcattagttttttttttttttttcgcagtcATTATTCTGAAAACAATAGTAACTTATATTCAAGAAGATAagtaatttgtataatttctttttctgctaGAAAATGATTGAAGCTGGAAAAGCATTGAAATGTCCAAAGTGTGatcttatattaatgaaaaaatgggGATGTGATTGGCTCAAATGTGCAGTTTGTCTTACAGAAATATGTTGGATTACAAAAGGCCCAAGATGGGGTCCTGGTGTAagctatttaatttcattttaattgctttattttactgATTAGGATTATATATAGTGCAATAATTTATGCTTATTCAAAGTCATTAGAGTTAAacgcaatttttttctaaaatgtcatttatcaaaaaagttcaatattattCTTTCATCCCTCAAGAAATATTATCAATGAATCATATTCCATCTTTAAtctatataataagaaaatattacgaAGGTAGTTTATCGTTTTTGTTACAAATCTTGTTAATATAGGCTcactttattaaatgtttatctgaatgttcaaaaaaatctttttatcttaaGTCACGCAGTGTTTTGCAAAATTCTATTCcttctctatatatatgtatgtgtacatgcttgtataaaatgattaattaccaATCTTAATTTAGGATAGATTTAAAATAAGAGcccataatttaaaacttatttatacatTTAGCTTTTTAGACATGCTTTGATAGATGTCTTCTTTAACATTATTCGTTATTTTTACTTGTTAAATTATTTGTGTAATGCTAAATTAACATAACCCTGAAAAGcatactgtaaaatatttttgatgtttatatgCTTTGTTATAGAAATATACCTTTTTATCtatacacatttcttttaaatttagggACAAGGTGATACTAGTGGAGGCTGTAGATGTGGTGTTAATGGTATTAAATGTCATCCATCATGTACTTATTGTCACTGAGgtaaataaaaatgcttgttgcatagagaaatttatttattaaatgcaagtttcaagaaaaaaattatacttgtttTAAAACCTATgcaattagattaaataaaatttactatcttGAATTTAAGCCCACAATCTTATTATTAACTTTCAGTTCTGGATAATAactgcttataaaattatttgaaaagtctttttcagtgttttaaatttcatcgatgataaaatttaaggaatgaaaattttagcTAACAATCAATTGAAATCCTAGATTAAAATACAACTttctgaaaaactattttatgacatttaaacACTATCTAGAATGTTAAAATGATGCagtgttaaaaatattgattcatattAAGGCAGAGTTATGAAGAGTTAAAAACTCATATAATTActagttattatattttacatcttGTGAATACTTTTAATTCTTTCTGTTAAATTGCTTTTTATCCTTCTAACTATTTTaagatcataaataattataatttataggatctggaaaataattttgttcatggaagtttgataaattatatatatcttgaaaCTTTTTATATCAGGAGTTTTTATGATTGAGAAATAATTTGATGTCTTAGAAATCTGTCCAAAGTATCTGAATTCTAGATTTGTGTCATAATTACTTGTGATTGCTCATTAAGTctcaatgatttcaaaaaatttgtctgTTTATTATCcagaaaactttaatttcatattgttattattatttattatggttTATGTTTGATTTCTAagatatgccttttttttttcctctttcagaGTTACACTTTTTCAAGTTACTACagagaagatattatttttaaatataaaataagacaaaaaattttGGAGAACAAATATGATTAATcatcaattttttacattttctggaACAGCTTTCATTTGGCATCCCTGTTAGCTCAAAATGCGCAACATTGTTTGACATTCAGATTATTAAGCAACATGGGGGATTTACCTTACCATATCTTTTGTTACAGGATGAGAATAATtctaagttataaaaaaagtagtTGTTGCTTTTTGCTGTTGATTAATTGagtgcatttatattatttagcattataaaaatatatctatcagtataaaatatgtatcaacaaaaatgaaaatagtattatctttcttctattttgatGTTGCTCAACGTgctttattaagtaaataattttaaaagagagaaaaatagtaaaaaccatgaaatattgtatttttaaaaaaatgttaattatgatattgcatttaaattactttctatattaaagaatagtccatttgtataaaaaatgcacTAAATGCACGATCTGTGATTATATTATCATTTGCTGTTTTTAATCAgttattagcattttaatttaatatccatGGAGcttctatataaattattaaatttttctttatttatacattaaagaaTAATGCTTTTATGCATAATACATTGTTCAATGGAATTTACTGTCTCCAAAATCTGTAACCTTATTTGAAATGAGCCAAGATCTTTTGACAAGGCTgcgatttttattgatttttcagagGAATCTGGCTTAAAAGATTGACTTCCATAACAGCGATTTATATAAGCAATTCTGTAAACTCATCATATTTGTTAGGTATATTTGCTATGTTCATcagtatttacaatttttgttacaTGAGTGATTTGATCAGCTTTTGTCATTGTTCGTTTCTAGatcatttttttcgaaaagaatagttgaattctatttttattatttgtttttaattctgttaatttctaaaatgtgaaatatttgaaGTGGGTGGACAAATTCAGCTATTATTATTTCAGCTTAATTCAGAAATTACAGTACATTTATATGtttcaatgtaataatttttctccagtttatTAGTTAAAGCAAGTTCAGAGAAACCTTGCCAAATGTGGGCCTTACATTGTTAATAGATTGCACATGCTATGTTCTACAAATAAAACTTTCTGTTGgaaaaaattcagattataaaAGCAAACAAGTctgaatgttttaattaaaaaggaaagatgtagggattaaaaaaaaattctgcttaataGTAGTTTtgttatgtaaattaatttctaaaattggcAATTTTTGCCTAAGACATTGATTGAAGACAATTTTGCATTAttctatttcttataaaatattctcttttttcttcACTTGGgccaatattcattttttacaagtacgtttttatatcttttttaaagatttgaataaCTTCTTTTAAGTTAAAGGTGCTTTATCTTCTTTATTATCCCTACTTTTACAGTTAGTTCCAGTTAAGAGATCATTCCTTCGTTGATTTATTcttctataaatgaaaatttgccaTCAGTaattgtttttgcaatttttttttgtctt
It encodes:
- the LOC129963828 gene encoding uncharacterized protein LOC129963828, whose amino-acid sequence is MEREAHGSKNLFNLEDEIPWVTSGLYYPKEEECQAKKSNHSYMPEGMKKHQCRRQSEPVVSKILEACSPRLMHQNKFALYSGTNDEFESISYLPKGTMKQTFMHTQSAENSPQIRRRYKSSEKCFIVNLYIEAKAFHLGPFAFEIYPKMNVGLLKLKVEKELEIPTSFQKWILNKSLAIDNDLLLMDYDVVPGSPIFLYVDSNFEKSIDLDRLYSLVKVSANKSTHRNVDVCHNTFKQYPVKTSTPENSERVASGKKPDPHIMIKNLPKKKCEKLDFEERERRKKKLPEHVFENCSQKSNSAEMDSENIFPTQDVTVSYQKNSASTNKRPFKPVFSKVKESHTLLNNVISGNACCSTKTDDTGISKISTENTSNKYHSDCSVAKDVFKSQIQIEGEKMNFCSNVENSNRSMKDLTVILDRKNFESKKHVVCDLEESVPSSSLNYKIPSSKFGQNSILEKVRMKQKIKLKKENENLCIVENIQNIVSEVKAIENSMQPMVDVNASQSDKNENGNLCIVENIQNIVSGDTAIENCIQPKVDVNASQNDILPQSNLQSECGNSSHDFFGKIPSEIGNIENNQERSTILPGLNEEERPDCAEIPMKDSETEDIINEEKHELTEISTKDLKAENLTDSAKAQNIESIDKDAFRESEITEICIVNNTDKSSSEIHGEYSNSTKNITDSSSSSNNRQEVQEKENEVTKKCAEDYEHMLKMENLNLVRNVVNFTCPVCFGDFESDQGVVLHECLHTFCIDCLARTIDYAEEVLVKCPYRDDEYSCQSFLQQREIKALVSPEIYERYLQRSIITAESLAEKSFHCKTPDCPGWCMFDDNINVFLCPVCFHYNCLNCRTIHEGLNCRQYQDKLQSQKKLDPDSEKTLEFLNKMIEAGKALKCPKCDLILMKKWGCDWLKCAVCLTEICWITKGPRWGPGGQGDTSGGCRCGVNGIKCHPSCTYCH